Sequence from the Cyanobacteria bacterium GSL.Bin1 genome:
GGTCAAGTTTTTCTACAGTCTGATGTCCAGTTTGTCATCGAGGAAATGATTCGTCATTTTATGGCGCATGCTGCCTTTAGCAGAGAAATTCCTTTTTGGCTTCCTGAAAATCCGCTTCCTGTGGCGACTGAGCGAGAAAAAAGTACCCTGCAACAAAATGAGCCAGTTTATCGCACCTTGTTTCGCAAAACATAGCACCTACAGTAGTTTCATACTTAAATCCAACCAACTGGCTTGAGTAATCGGCGCACTGGTAGAGATATAGTCAACCCCCGTTTCCGCAACCTCGCGAATGGTTTCTAAGGTAATGTTGCCGGAGGCTTCGATCTTGATGCTTTTACCACTGCTGCGGATGAATTGCACCATTTCTTTCATCAAAGACGGCGACATATTATCCAGCATAATGATATCGACATCCGTGGTCAGGGCTTCTTTGACTTCTGCTGAGGTGGTTGTTTCGACTTCAATCGTGAGGGGATAGGGTAACGTTGCCCGGACTTGCGCGATCGCGTTTTTAATTCCCCCTGCCACTTGAATATGATTGTCTTTGATCATTGCGGCATCGTCTAAGCCAAACCGATGGTTAACAGCACCCCCCAATTGGGTCGCGTATTTCTCTAGACTTCTTAATCCTGGGGTGGTTTTACGAGTATCCACAAGCTGCGTCGGCAAATCAGCAATTTTTTCCACATAGCTGCGGGTGAGGGTGGCAATTCCGCTCAAATGCATAAC
This genomic interval carries:
- a CDS encoding carboxylating nicotinate-nucleotide diphosphorylase; amino-acid sequence: MMTLPPNILIEPLLQEWLREDIGRGDRAASALIERNGIPQQAMWLAKQPGVIAGLPLAEKIFSLLGEIDWHPQVSEGEACDHQQEILRCRAQPTILLSGERVALNVVMHLSGIATLTRSYVEKIADLPTQLVDTRKTTPGLRSLEKYATQLGGAVNHRFGLDDAAMIKDNHIQVAGGIKNAIAQVRATLPYPLTIEVETTTSAEVKEALTTDVDIIMLDNMSPSLMKEMVQFIRSSGKSIKIEASGNITLETIREVAETGVDYISTSAPITQASWLDLSMKLL